The following DNA comes from Solanum stenotomum isolate F172 chromosome 11, ASM1918654v1, whole genome shotgun sequence.
GGTGTCTTATTCTGGTGAACACAACCATAAACCTCCTACATATCGTAGATCTCTTGCTTTATATAACAATAGTTCCAAAAACAAACTTCCAAAAAGCATAAATATTGTGCCCAAAGCATTAAACTTGAATGCATCATCGTCCTCGTCCAAGCGTGCTAAGCATTTAAAAGTTGACATTTCTTCAATTAGTCAAACTGCAGCTACACTTGAAATTGAGAGAAATAATAAAATGGTTGATGTTGTCAAAGAGAACAAAGACGATGGTGAAGAGGAAGAGAATGCGTATGGCAATTTTTTCATGGGGTTTGAAGAATTCCAAGAAGTTACTGCTTCCATCTTATGGGAATGAAATGAACAAGAGgaattgatctttttttttccctctcCACCAACTCTATTATGTGCACCTTTTGTCTTCTAGTCATGTTTTTTAAGTTATAAGTGGGGtcaaaatttagatttattgtttgttttgtttaacCATGTCATAAAAAATGGTGCTTCTCTAGATAACTAGATATGAATTATTTCcagtttcttcatttttattgtttttaatatgaaaatttgacCCCTCTTGGaagttgttttattttcttaaatagttCTTTCTTTAAGAAAAGTCACCGGTCCCAAAATCTCAGTTTATACATTAAATTATACGAAGTATTAGAATATCACAATTCAATTTCAGaagctatatatatatgagtgtTATTGATGCATGCAGTAACCATTTCGAAGGAATTTTTACACTAAAAAATCAATTGTATGTTCTTGTGGATTACTATTAATTTAAAAGATAGAATCAGTAATTTGTTTTAGTactttgttaaattattttttgatggTATAAATTTCTTCTCTATATCATGAATGGTTTATAAATATCTCAACAATCatgttgattttcttatttctggttctttttcttttgctaaAGGACACTTTTATAGTCATATTATCTTTGAGCAAGAAACATGTGTCAAATTTGTAATTATAATAAGTATAGGGATTTACGAAATCCTTGTGATCTTTATTGTTGCTAGAAATAGCATTAAATGCAATCTCTACATATAAACTGttacaaatattaattattaatacaaAAGTTTTACATAATTAATGAAGTAATACATTATTTCAATATTGAACATTGTACTATTGTAGTTCATTTTACTTGgtatatttacattatttttggaaaaattacataagtgaatgtcttttatttaataattaccaCTTTCAAgtatacttttaatttattaccatTTTTGTCAACTTTTAGCAATACTTACTTAAACAATCTTGTTCCTTTAAACTTAGCAAAAAGTGCTGCCGCCATTCGCAACTTTTAGCAATACTACCATTCAGCCAAATtgttatatatggttaaaagaataatatctacaaatgtcggaaatattttttaaaaagtgtacaCGTAAGtgattttccctttatttttcaCCTcttatacaaattaattaaaaggttacttaactaaattattattatataatcttGATGTATTAATCTCTctattaattattcaaaatattaaacttCACTTATCAAATTTTTTTGCTGTCGAGAGGTTTCAGTGCTTAGCTTTGCATTGCAACAAGTTAGGGTTCAActaattcttctatatttttctcACTAAATTGTATGTATGTAAGAAAGGACAGTCCCAAATTGTTCTTTCCCTGCAAATTGAACTTACAATGGTCATGTCAATTATGTGGCCATTATATTGGGTATATGTTAattctaaacaaaataatttttttaggacTAAATTGATATATAGATTAAATGACGTATCCGTAAGTTCGAATTGTCAAAAAATCACAGAGAAGGACCTTTTTTTTATTACCGTTTCATGTGCTCCTTTATGTCGCTTCCCCTTCCGTTTCAATTGTACCTCTTATCccactttttcttttgtgttgtCCCTCACTTTACAATAGCAGTTTTATCCACACACAATCTGGAAAGTAGTTAACTGACATATtacttaattttgaaataaaagaacTCAGAGAACATTAAAGTGTGTAATAAACATGAACTTCACTTGGAACTTGAAGTCTACAACAATAGTTTAGTAGAAAGAGGAAGAGACTATGCTTATTTAGTAGAGGGCAAATGTAGAGCACATTTGTAAGgcttttataacattttaatgtAAATGTTCTTCCTCAAACATGTTTTGTACTTATGGAAACCTTACACGTGTTTGAGAAAGTAGACGAAAtggtaattttttaattctcaTATCTAATTTTCTCATAAAGATACTCACAGTTCAACCT
Coding sequences within:
- the LOC125845980 gene encoding probable WRKY transcription factor 27, producing MANYFKCSTSRLCEAKKIIEKNPKNENYLLVSYSGEHNHKPPTYRRSLALYNNSSKNKLPKSINIVPKALNLNASSSSSKRAKHLKVDISSISQTAATLEIERNNKMVDVVKENKDDGEEEENAYGNFFMGFEEFQEVTASILWE